The Streptomyces sp. NBC_00286 nucleotide sequence CGGAGCCGAGGGCTGCCCAGTCGATGTGCATGCGGTGGATTCCTCAGACCGTGGCGGTGCGGGTGGCGGGCTCGGTGTCCGGCTCTTCGACGTGGCCCGGCGGGGGCGGGGTGACGGCGGCGATGGCCGTGCCCATCACGTCGGCGGCTACTTCCGTGCCGTTGATGTCAGTTGTGCCGTCGGTGTCATTGACGTTCGTGTGGTCGATCACCTCACGGCGGGAGACCACCCAGATCGCGGCACTGGACGCGATCAGGAAGACGGCGACGAACGCGGTGCCCCAGGCGCCGAAGGAGGTCACGTACTCCGCGATCGCGGCGACCAGGGCCGCGGCCGGCAGCGTCAGGCCCCAGGCGACGAACATCCGGGTGGCGGTGGACCAGCGGACCACTCCGCCCTTGCGGCCGAGGCCCGCGCCCATCACCGAGCCGGAGACCGAGTGCGTGGTGGACAGGGAGAAGCCGAGGTGCGAGGAGGCCAGGATGACCGTGGCCGCGCTGGTCTGGGCGGCGAAGCCCTGCTGCGGCTGGAGGTCGGTCAGGCCCTTGCCCATCGTGCGGATGATGCGCCAGCCGCCGAGGTAGGTGCCGAGCGCGATCGCGAGACCGGCGGAGAGGATGACCCAGACCGGCGGGTCGGAGTCGGGGGCGATGGCGCCGCCGGTGACCAGGGCGAGGGTGATGATGCCCATGGTCTTCTGCGCGTCGTTCGTGCCGTGCGCCAGCGAGACGAGCCCGGCGGAGGCGATCTGGCCTGTGCGGTAGCCCTTCTTGGCGGCTTCGCCGTTCGCGTTCCGGCCGAGCCGGTACGTCAGCCGGGTGGCGAGCATCGCGGCGAGGCCCGCGACCAGCGGGGCGGCGATCGCGGGGATCAGCACCTTGGTGACGAGGACGTCGCCGTGCACCGCACCCATGCCGGCCGAGGCGATGGTGGCGCCGATCAGGCCGCCCATGAGGGCGTGCGAGGAACTGGACGGCAGGCCTACGAGCCAGGTCAGCAGGTTCCAGAGGATGGCGCCGACGAGTGCGGCGAAGATCACTTCGGGTTGGATGCCGGTCTCGTCGACGAGGCCCTTGGAGATGGTGTTGGCGACCTCGATCGAGAGGAACGCGCCGACCAGATTGAGTACGGCGGACATGGCCACCGCGGCTTTGGGCTTCATCGCGCCGGTCGAGATGGTGGTGGCCATCGCGTTGGCGGTGTCGTGGAAACCGTTCGTGAAATCGAACGCGAGGGCGGTGACCACCACTATCGCGAGGATCAGCGAGAAGTTCTCCATTTACCCGGTCTTCTATTGGACGTCAGCGGTTCGTGGACCGTAGGCAACCTGAATGAACGGAAGATGAACTCAGTAGGACCACGAGGTGTATCGAAACGAGTCGCTGCCCCTCCGGGTACCCGGAGGGGCAGTGTTGTAGTCGACCAGATCGGCGGCGCGTTAGTCGAACTGAGGCGGAGTATCGGGCTCCGCCTGCCCTTGCTTCCAGCCTTCTCCTGCTTCAAGCCCTTCCGCTTCTTGCCCTTCTGCTTCTAGCCCCTCGCGAACTGCTTGAGCCGGCTCATGGACCCGTTGAAGAGATTCTGGTCACCCGGCAGCGTCCCGCCGTTGTCGTACTGCCAGAACGTCCACGTCCGCCAGCCCGCGGGCAGCGTCCCCGTCGACGAGCTGTACCGGGCCAGCCAGAGTGCGTGGTTGGAGGCGAACGCGGCGCTGTTGCCGGTGCAGTTCTTCCACCAGTGCGTGGTGGTGTAGATCACCGGGCGGCGGCCGGTCTGCCGCTTCACCTCGTTGCTGAACGACTTGATCCAGCCGACCATCTTGGACTTGCTCAGGCCGTAGCACTTCTTCTTGCCGTACGGGTTGTATTCGATGTCGAGCGCGGGCGGCAGCGTCCAGCCGTCCGCCCGCCAGCCGCCTCCGTTGCGTACGAAGTAGGCGGCCTGGGTCTTGCCGGACGACTTGTGCGGCAGCGCGAAGTGGTACGCCCCGCGGATCAGGCCCGCGTTGCGCGCGCCGTGGTACTGCTGGCTGTAATAGGGGTTGCGGTAGGTGTGGGACTCGGTCGCCTTCACGTAGACGAACTTGGCGCCCTTGCTCTTCGCCTTCGCCCAGTTGACGTTCTTCTGGTGCGAGGAGACGTCATGTCCTTCGGGCTTTGCTGCCGCAGAGACCGGCATCTCTACGAGAGCGGTGGCGCCGATGGTCAGCGTCGCCACGGAGAGTACGGCGAAGCGAGCGCGGCGGCTGTGGGACAGTCGGCGACTTCGGGACGGTTTGCGATCGCGGGCCATCTTTCCCCCGGAATGGCTGCGTGCACGACAAATCTCCCTGAGGGTATGGGAGGGTCCGCGAACTCCTGTTGCTCATCGGCCAATTGCTCCGAGTGGGCGTTCTGTTCGTTTCTGCGCCCTTTCGGAGGTGGGTGTTCCGCCCTAAAGTGCCCTCGCCCGCGCCGGGCCCTTGTCCCCGGCTGGCAGGATCGCGGCATGGCTGAACAGCGGTGGGACGCAGGGGACGGGCGGGACACGGAGCGGCAGGGCGCGCGGGACGCCACGGAACGGCCCTGGCGCGAGCTGGTGGCGACGGCCCGCCGGACGGTGTCCGAAGGTCTGGTCGTCGGTACGTCGGGCAATGTGTCCGTCCGCGTCGGGGACACCGTCCTGGTCACGCCGAGCGGAGTCCCGTACGACGAACTCGGGCCCGAGCACGTCTGCGGGGTCGGTCTCGACGGGCGGCAGGTGCTCGGTTCACTCGTTCCGACCAGCGAACTGCCCATGCATCTGGCCGTCTATCGCGCCACCGACGCCCGCGCCATCGTCCACACGCACGCCGTGCACGCCACGGCCGTTTCCACGCTCGTCTCGGAGCTGCCGCTCATCCACTACATGGCCGCCGCGCTCGGCGGACCCGTCCGTGTCGCCCCCTACGCGACCTACGGCACGGAAAAGTTGGCCGAGAACATGCTCGAGGCGCTGCGGAACCGCACAGCCTGTCTACTCCAGAACCACGGCACCCTCACCTACGGCACCACCCTCCACCAGGCCTACGACCGCACGGCCCAGTTGGAGTGGATGTGCCGCCTGTGGCTGACGGCGTCGTCGCTTCCGGGTCACTCGCCGTCGCTGCTGAGCGAGGAGCAGGTGG carries:
- a CDS encoding lysozyme, whose translation is MARDRKPSRSRRLSHSRRARFAVLSVATLTIGATALVEMPVSAAAKPEGHDVSSHQKNVNWAKAKSKGAKFVYVKATESHTYRNPYYSQQYHGARNAGLIRGAYHFALPHKSSGKTQAAYFVRNGGGWRADGWTLPPALDIEYNPYGKKKCYGLSKSKMVGWIKSFSNEVKRQTGRRPVIYTTTHWWKNCTGNSAAFASNHALWLARYSSSTGTLPAGWRTWTFWQYDNGGTLPGDQNLFNGSMSRLKQFARG
- a CDS encoding class II aldolase/adducin family protein, producing the protein MAEQRWDAGDGRDTERQGARDATERPWRELVATARRTVSEGLVVGTSGNVSVRVGDTVLVTPSGVPYDELGPEHVCGVGLDGRQVLGSLVPTSELPMHLAVYRATDARAIVHTHAVHATAVSTLVSELPLIHYMAAALGGPVRVAPYATYGTEKLAENMLEALRNRTACLLQNHGTLTYGTTLHQAYDRTAQLEWMCRLWLTASSLPGHSPSLLSEEQVAEVGERLKGYGQP
- a CDS encoding inorganic phosphate transporter; translation: MENFSLILAIVVVTALAFDFTNGFHDTANAMATTISTGAMKPKAAVAMSAVLNLVGAFLSIEVANTISKGLVDETGIQPEVIFAALVGAILWNLLTWLVGLPSSSSHALMGGLIGATIASAGMGAVHGDVLVTKVLIPAIAAPLVAGLAAMLATRLTYRLGRNANGEAAKKGYRTGQIASAGLVSLAHGTNDAQKTMGIITLALVTGGAIAPDSDPPVWVILSAGLAIALGTYLGGWRIIRTMGKGLTDLQPQQGFAAQTSAATVILASSHLGFSLSTTHSVSGSVMGAGLGRKGGVVRWSTATRMFVAWGLTLPAAALVAAIAEYVTSFGAWGTAFVAVFLIASSAAIWVVSRREVIDHTNVNDTDGTTDINGTEVAADVMGTAIAAVTPPPPGHVEEPDTEPATRTATV